The Amycolatopsis mongoliensis genome includes a window with the following:
- a CDS encoding esterase-like activity of phytase family protein — MRWVVASAAVFLGVLGGPVPASAAPAAPEPLCTVKDSRIGELSGLVSDGSKLYAINDGGSKVQVFVLGRDCKVQKVLTDKTDPFDVEDLARTPDGTLWLSDTGDNKKGRLTVALLEMSPAGKVTLHRLTYPDGQHDTEALIMDKAGTPYLITKDILGEARVYRPSGPLASPGPTNLEKVGTVKISETDTPGGPVGSIGSVLVTGGASSADGSVVALRTYTDAYVYAAPDGDVPAALQRTPVRIPLPGEKQGEAIAFDPDGTLLSGSEGVGEPLRAVKGAAALAAQSASASADGKPASSANGSGSSDGGGVPFLPAAGIAVAVVGLGWFGFSRLRRRRG; from the coding sequence GTGCGCTGGGTGGTCGCGTCGGCGGCGGTGTTCTTGGGCGTGCTCGGCGGGCCGGTTCCGGCGTCCGCGGCTCCGGCCGCTCCGGAGCCGTTGTGCACGGTGAAGGACTCGCGGATCGGCGAGCTGTCCGGCCTGGTTTCCGACGGTTCGAAGCTCTACGCGATCAACGACGGCGGCTCGAAGGTCCAGGTGTTCGTCCTGGGGCGGGACTGCAAGGTCCAGAAGGTCCTGACCGACAAGACGGACCCGTTCGACGTCGAAGACCTGGCCCGGACTCCCGACGGAACGCTGTGGCTGTCCGACACCGGGGACAACAAGAAGGGCCGGCTGACGGTCGCCCTGCTGGAGATGAGCCCGGCGGGGAAGGTGACGCTGCACCGGCTCACGTACCCGGACGGCCAGCACGACACCGAAGCGCTGATCATGGACAAGGCGGGGACGCCGTACCTGATCACCAAGGACATCCTCGGCGAAGCCCGCGTGTACCGGCCCTCGGGGCCGCTGGCCAGTCCCGGGCCGACCAACCTGGAGAAGGTCGGCACGGTGAAGATTTCGGAGACCGACACCCCGGGCGGCCCGGTCGGGTCGATCGGCTCGGTGCTGGTGACGGGCGGCGCGTCTTCGGCCGACGGAAGCGTCGTGGCGTTGCGGACCTACACCGACGCTTACGTGTATGCGGCGCCGGACGGAGATGTGCCGGCGGCGCTGCAGCGCACCCCGGTCCGGATCCCGTTGCCGGGGGAGAAGCAGGGCGAGGCGATCGCGTTCGACCCCGACGGGACGTTGCTTTCGGGGAGCGAAGGGGTCGGCGAGCCGCTCCGCGCGGTGAAGGGCGCGGCCGCATTGGCGGCGCAGTCGGCTTCGGCTTCGGCGGACGGAAAGCCCGCTTCGAGCGCGAACGGCAGCGGGTCGTCGGACGGCGGGGGAGTGCCGTTCCTGCCGGCGGCGGGGATCGCGGTGGCGGTGGTCGGGTTGGGCTGGTTCGGGTTCAGCAGGCTGCGCCGCCGCCGCGGCTGA
- the lexA gene encoding transcriptional repressor LexA, translating into MPEVYDVDETLTVRQQQVLDVIRSWVSRFGYPPSVREIGEAVGLTSTSSVSHQLRALQRKGYLRRDANRPRAVGVLSATDDNPMGIEMDQQPVMPKAAYVPLVGRIAAGGPVLAEQAIEDVFPLPREIVGEGELFLLKVTGDSMIDAAITDGDWVVVRQQPDADNGEIVAAMIDGEATVKTFKRKGGHIWLMPHNEAYEPIPGDDATVLGKVVAVLRRL; encoded by the coding sequence ATGCCCGAGGTGTACGACGTGGACGAGACCCTCACCGTCCGCCAGCAGCAGGTCCTCGACGTGATCCGCTCGTGGGTGAGCCGGTTCGGCTACCCGCCGAGCGTCCGGGAGATCGGCGAGGCGGTGGGGCTGACGTCGACGTCGTCGGTCTCGCACCAGCTGCGTGCCCTGCAGCGCAAGGGGTACCTGCGCCGGGACGCGAACCGTCCCCGCGCGGTCGGCGTGCTCTCGGCGACCGACGACAACCCCATGGGCATCGAGATGGACCAGCAGCCGGTCATGCCGAAGGCGGCGTACGTGCCGCTGGTCGGCCGGATCGCCGCCGGTGGCCCGGTGCTGGCCGAGCAGGCCATCGAGGACGTGTTCCCGCTGCCGCGGGAGATCGTCGGCGAGGGCGAGCTGTTCCTGCTGAAGGTCACGGGTGACTCGATGATCGACGCGGCCATCACCGACGGCGACTGGGTCGTGGTCCGGCAGCAGCCGGACGCCGACAACGGCGAGATCGTCGCGGCGATGATCGACGGCGAGGCGACGGTCAAGACGTTCAAGCGCAAGGGCGGCCACATCTGGCTGATGCCGCACAACGAGGCGTACGAGCCGATCCCCGGTGACGACGCGACGGTGCTCGGCAAGGTCGTGGCGGTCTTGCGCCGGCTCTGA
- a CDS encoding LysM peptidoglycan-binding domain-containing protein, whose protein sequence is MSILAERGHARPATPVPAPPRPVRVLRGRRGEVQRPPTRARVVAGRRPAGAPCAAPRRVPVRWPWLAALAVASCLVVTGLGLFGGGAANAPVPGRTATVSVGQGDTLSSLAARFAPDSDASAVVARIKELNRLDEAVLVPGLPLTVPVADAVPAP, encoded by the coding sequence ATGTCCATTCTGGCCGAACGCGGGCACGCCCGCCCGGCGACCCCGGTCCCGGCGCCACCCCGTCCCGTCCGCGTCCTGCGCGGGCGCCGCGGCGAGGTCCAGCGCCCGCCGACACGCGCGCGGGTCGTCGCGGGCCGCCGCCCGGCCGGTGCCCCGTGCGCGGCGCCCCGCCGGGTGCCGGTGCGGTGGCCGTGGCTCGCCGCGCTCGCCGTCGCGAGCTGCCTCGTGGTCACCGGGCTGGGACTCTTCGGCGGCGGCGCCGCGAACGCGCCGGTGCCGGGACGGACGGCCACGGTGTCGGTCGGCCAGGGCGACACCCTTTCTTCGCTGGCCGCGCGGTTCGCGCCGGACAGCGACGCGAGCGCGGTCGTCGCCCGGATCAAGGAGCTCAACCGCCTGGACGAGGCCGTCCTGGTGCCCGGGCTGCCGCTGACGGTCCCGGTCGCCGACGCCGTTCCTGCGCCGTGA
- the nrdR gene encoding transcriptional regulator NrdR, with translation MRCPFCRHADSRVVDSREVDEGQAIRRRRSCASCGRRFTTSETMVLAVVKRSGVTEQFSRDKVVSGVRRACQGRPVDDDALQQLAQRVEESIRSAGLAEIPSHEVGLAILGPLRELDGVAYLRFASVYRSFSSVEDFEKEIADLREAMAGTAAPEESDQREDGD, from the coding sequence ATGAGGTGCCCGTTCTGCCGGCATGCGGACTCCCGGGTCGTCGACTCCCGAGAGGTGGATGAAGGCCAGGCGATCCGCAGGCGGCGCTCGTGCGCGTCCTGCGGACGGCGGTTCACGACGTCGGAGACGATGGTGCTCGCCGTCGTCAAGCGGTCCGGGGTCACCGAACAGTTCAGCCGGGACAAGGTGGTGAGCGGCGTCCGCCGCGCCTGCCAGGGCAGGCCGGTCGACGACGACGCGCTGCAGCAGCTCGCGCAGCGCGTGGAGGAGTCGATCCGCTCCGCCGGGCTGGCGGAGATCCCGAGTCACGAGGTCGGCCTGGCCATCCTGGGCCCGCTGCGTGAGCTCGACGGGGTCGCCTACCTCCGGTTCGCCAGTGTCTACCGCTCCTTCTCTTCGGTCGAGGACTTCGAGAAGGAGATAGCCGATCTTCGTGAGGCCATGGCGGGTACTGCTGCCCCGGAGGAGAGCGATCAGCGCGAAGACGGCGATTGA
- a CDS encoding vitamin B12-dependent ribonucleotide reductase translates to MTETVGTGAGTAAGKKSKAAGGLSVKRVFTTEGKHPYDQVTWEQRDVVMTNWRDGSVNFEQRGVEFPDFWSVNATNIVTSKYFRGAVGSPQRERSLKQLIDRVVKTYVAAARDHGYFATPQDLEIFEHELTWMLLHQVFSFNSPVWFNVGTASKQQVSACFILAVDDTMESILNWYREEGLIFKGGSGAGLNLSRIRSSKELLTSGGTASGPVSFMRGADASAGTIKSGGATRRAAKMVVLDIDHPDIEEFVQTKAREEEKIKVLRDAGFDMDLSGADISSVQYQNANNSVRVSDEFMQAVENGTDFGLRARLTGEVIDRTDAKKLFRSVAQAAWECADPGIQYDGTINDWHTCPESGRITASNPCSEYMHLDNSSCNLASLNLLKFVTPEGTFDAPLFARAVEFVITAMDVSICFADFPTEPIADTTRKFRQLGIGYANLGALLMALGHAYDSDGGRALAAAITSLMTGVSYRRSAELARAVGAYEGYARNAESHQRVMRKHAAANELVRTYHANDAAVRALATEEWKTGIDIGTKHGWRNAQASVLAPTGTIGFMMDCDTTGIEPDFSLVKFKKLVGGGSMQIVNQTVPRALEALGYQAEQVEAIVEFVAQNGHVVDAPGLRPEHYEVFDCAVGERSIAPMGHVRMMAAVQPFLSGAISKTVNMPESATVEEVEEIYFQGWKLGLKALAIYRDNCKVGQPLSTGKKEKAAAEPEKVVEYRPVRKRLPKKRPSQTVSFTVGGAEGYLTAGSYPDDGLGEIFVKLGKQGSTLAGVMDAFSMSISVGLQHGIPLEFYVSKFSNLRFEPAGMTDDPDIRIATSVMDYLFRRLALDYLPYEKRSQLGILSADERSAEVEATYGGGAGVDIEALRSTVDSSPEPHADEPEHRHREAQTTTELMELRLGKAADAPLCMTCGTKMRPAGSCYACEGCGATSGCS, encoded by the coding sequence ATGACCGAAACCGTGGGAACCGGGGCCGGCACGGCCGCCGGCAAGAAGAGCAAGGCGGCCGGCGGGCTGAGCGTGAAGCGCGTCTTCACCACCGAGGGGAAGCACCCCTATGACCAGGTGACCTGGGAACAGCGCGACGTCGTGATGACGAACTGGCGCGACGGCTCGGTCAACTTCGAGCAGCGTGGCGTGGAGTTCCCCGACTTCTGGTCGGTCAACGCCACCAACATCGTCACCAGCAAGTACTTCCGCGGCGCCGTCGGCAGCCCGCAGCGCGAGCGCAGCCTCAAGCAGCTCATCGACCGCGTCGTGAAGACCTACGTCGCGGCCGCGCGCGACCACGGTTACTTCGCCACGCCGCAGGACCTCGAGATCTTCGAGCACGAGCTCACCTGGATGCTGCTGCACCAGGTCTTCAGCTTCAACTCCCCGGTCTGGTTCAACGTCGGCACGGCGTCGAAGCAGCAGGTCTCGGCGTGCTTCATCCTCGCCGTCGACGACACCATGGAGTCGATCCTCAACTGGTACCGCGAGGAGGGCCTGATCTTCAAGGGCGGCTCCGGCGCCGGCCTGAACCTCTCCCGCATCCGCTCCTCGAAGGAGCTGCTGACCTCCGGCGGCACCGCCTCCGGGCCGGTCTCGTTCATGCGCGGCGCCGACGCCTCCGCGGGCACCATCAAGTCCGGCGGGGCCACCCGGCGCGCGGCGAAGATGGTCGTGCTCGACATCGACCACCCGGACATCGAGGAGTTCGTCCAGACGAAGGCGCGCGAAGAGGAGAAGATCAAGGTCCTGCGCGACGCGGGGTTCGACATGGACCTCTCCGGCGCGGACATCTCCTCGGTGCAGTACCAGAACGCGAACAACTCGGTCCGCGTGTCCGACGAGTTCATGCAGGCGGTCGAGAACGGCACCGACTTCGGCCTGCGCGCCCGGCTCACCGGCGAGGTGATCGACCGGACCGACGCGAAGAAGCTGTTCCGCAGCGTCGCGCAGGCCGCGTGGGAGTGCGCCGACCCCGGCATCCAGTACGACGGCACGATCAACGACTGGCACACCTGCCCCGAATCCGGCCGGATCACCGCGTCGAACCCGTGCAGCGAGTACATGCACCTCGACAACTCGAGCTGCAACCTGGCTTCGCTGAACCTGCTCAAGTTCGTCACGCCCGAGGGCACCTTCGACGCGCCGCTGTTCGCGCGCGCCGTCGAGTTCGTCATCACGGCGATGGACGTCTCGATCTGCTTCGCGGACTTCCCGACCGAGCCGATCGCCGACACCACGCGGAAGTTCCGCCAGCTCGGCATCGGCTACGCGAACCTCGGCGCGCTGCTGATGGCGCTGGGCCACGCGTACGACTCCGACGGCGGTCGCGCGCTCGCGGCGGCGATCACGTCGCTGATGACCGGCGTCTCCTACCGGCGTTCGGCCGAGCTGGCCCGGGCGGTCGGCGCGTACGAGGGCTACGCGCGCAACGCCGAATCGCACCAGCGCGTGATGCGCAAGCACGCGGCGGCGAACGAGCTCGTCCGCACCTACCACGCCAACGACGCCGCGGTCCGCGCACTGGCGACGGAGGAGTGGAAGACGGGCATCGACATCGGGACGAAGCACGGCTGGCGCAACGCGCAGGCGTCGGTGCTCGCGCCCACCGGCACCATCGGCTTCATGATGGACTGCGACACCACCGGGATCGAGCCGGACTTCTCGCTCGTGAAGTTCAAGAAGCTCGTCGGCGGCGGCTCGATGCAGATCGTCAACCAGACGGTGCCGCGCGCGCTCGAGGCGCTGGGCTACCAGGCCGAGCAGGTCGAGGCGATCGTCGAGTTCGTGGCGCAGAACGGCCACGTCGTCGACGCGCCGGGGCTGCGCCCGGAGCACTACGAGGTGTTCGACTGCGCGGTCGGCGAGCGTTCGATCGCGCCGATGGGCCACGTCCGGATGATGGCCGCGGTGCAGCCGTTCCTCTCCGGCGCCATCTCGAAGACGGTCAACATGCCGGAGTCGGCGACGGTCGAAGAGGTCGAGGAGATCTACTTCCAGGGCTGGAAGCTCGGCCTCAAGGCGCTGGCGATCTACCGCGACAACTGCAAGGTCGGCCAGCCGCTGTCGACGGGCAAGAAGGAGAAGGCGGCCGCCGAACCGGAGAAGGTCGTCGAGTACCGGCCGGTGCGCAAGCGCCTGCCGAAGAAGCGCCCGAGCCAGACGGTGTCGTTCACCGTCGGCGGTGCGGAGGGCTACCTGACGGCGGGTTCGTACCCGGACGACGGTCTCGGCGAGATCTTCGTCAAGCTGGGCAAGCAGGGCTCGACGCTGGCCGGCGTGATGGACGCTTTCTCGATGTCGATCTCGGTGGGCCTGCAGCACGGTATCCCGCTCGAGTTCTACGTCTCGAAGTTCTCGAACCTGCGCTTCGAGCCGGCCGGCATGACCGACGACCCGGACATCCGGATCGCGACGAGCGTGATGGACTACCTGTTCCGCCGCCTGGCGCTGGACTACCTGCCGTACGAGAAGCGTTCGCAGCTGGGCATCCTGTCGGCGGACGAGCGGTCGGCGGAGGTGGAGGCCACCTACGGCGGTGGCGCCGGCGTCGACATCGAGGCACTGCGCTCCACAGTGGACTCCTCGCCGGAGCCGCACGCGGACGAGCCGGAGCACCGGCACCGCGAAGCCCAGACGACGACGGAGCTGATGGAGCTGCGCCTCGGCAAGGCGGCGGACGCCCCGCTGTGCATGACGTGCGGAACGAAGATGCGCCCGGCAGGCTCGTGCTACGCCTGCGAAGGCTGCGGCGCGACGTCCGGCTGCAGCTGA